The following coding sequences are from one Leguminivora glycinivorella isolate SPB_JAAS2020 chromosome 7, LegGlyc_1.1, whole genome shotgun sequence window:
- the LOC125227965 gene encoding rRNA N6-adenosine-methyltransferase METTL5 produces MGAVMKLKTLQGHLQELSGFEKPKVQLEQYETPPHIAAVALYTMQTQYEALESKLVLDAGCGPGALTFGAALLGAFVTAVDIDADALSVLQENKDDSEINEIDVVQCDFLGPSVCRWENYFDTVVMNPPFGTKNNAGVDMRFLRTGLDLSCDSVYSLHKSSTRAHVQKKIKEWGVKGSVIAELRYDLPATYKFHKQQSRDIAVDLWRVHHPC; encoded by the exons ATGGGGGCTGTTATGAAGTTGAAGACTCTGCAGGGTCACTTGCAGGAGTTGAGTGGGTTTGAGAAGCCGAAAGTACAACTGGAGCAGTATGAGACTCCACCGCACATCGCTGCAGTTGCTCTTTACACAATGCAG ACACAATATGAAGCGCTAGAAAGCAAGCTAGTACTGGACGCGGGCTGCGGGCCGGGCGCGCTGACCTTCGGCGCGGCGTTACTCGGAGCCTTCGTGACAGCCGTAGACATCGACGCAGACGCCTTGAGCGTACTACAGGAGAATAAGGATGATTCGGAGATCAATGAGATTGATGTGGTGCAGTGTGATTTCCTCGGACCAAGTGTTTGTAG ATGGGAGAATTATTTCGACACTGTAGTGATGAACCCACCGTTCGGCACGAAGAACAACGCCGGCGTCGACATGCGGTTCCTGCGCACCGGGCTCGATCTCAGCTGCGACAGTGTCTACTCGTTGCACAAGTCTTCTACAAG GGCACACGTTCAAAAGAAGATCAAAGAGTGGGGCGTAAAAGGCTCCGTGATAGCGGAGTTGCGCTACGACCTGCCGGCGACATACAAGTTCCACAAGCAACAGTCCCGCGACATCGCCGTGGACCTGTGGCGGGTACATCATCCTTGCTAG